In Monodelphis domestica isolate mMonDom1 chromosome 1, mMonDom1.pri, whole genome shotgun sequence, the sequence ACTTCACAAAGATCCACCCTCTGGGGCTGGAAACCTTCTACTTACATATAGGACTATTAAAtactagaactggaagggatgttAGTGATTATCGGGTTCTACCCTTCATCTGAGAAAAGTGAAAAGTAAGCCAGGGAagatgacttccccaaggtcagaGAAGCATACCCAGGATTGAAAGTCAGTTGATCTCTCTCCAAATTCACTTCTAATTCCATTATGTCACTTTGCCCTTGACTTTGGGGGTAGATGTATTGGATACCTCAGAGCAGAGGTGGTGCCTCACCACAAAGATACCCTCAGAATAGGGAGAACCTCTGAGCCACTGAAATGCCACATCTCTTTGCTAGAGTTTAGGAAAATGGGTCATACCCAGAGAGGGTGGCCCATGGGCCATGTAATAGCATCAATTACATGCCAAGATTAACTTGATTGGAATGATGACATACTGATCTGGGAAACTGTAAActccctagagatgggagttgaAGGTGGTGGGATGGGCATCGGGGCACATGGATTAAAAGCTCAGGGAGGACAGGCAATGATGCTCTATTTCTGTCCTCCTAATCTGTCCCAGTTCCAGATACTGCTCTATACAtaataagtgctcaataaatatatGGCTGACTGACTAACAATTTATTTACTAGGAAAGAAACTGATGCCAGGTGAACTGACTCAGAAGGAATCTGTTCTCTTTCGAGCAAATACTGCTGACATACTCTTAACAATACCCCGGATCCCAATGCCTCTTCGGGGTGGCAGTCGAGCCTGCCAAAAGTGCTGGGCTAGCCCCTGGAACACCATAAGGGCTCCATGAGATGCCTCAGCTACCGACACCTCATAGAAGTCACAGTTCAGGTTGAGAGCCAGAAGCCGCCCCTCCTCAATGGAAACTGCCCGGTGGTGCCCCAGGTCTCTCTTATTGCCCACAATGACAATGGGCACTTTCTCAGGGCTCTGGCCTTCCTTGGCCACCTTAATGAACTGCACTTTCGTGGGAAGGATATGGAAACTGGCCCTATCACAGATGCTGTAGACCAAGATGAAACCATCTGCCCATtggatcctcttctcttctgtgGAATGCTGGTCATCCTGACcctgagaagaggaggaaaagaagttgAGTTGGATACTAAGAGGGGAAACAACCACTGAGGAGTGAAAAGTAAATCTGTGGATTTAGGGAAGTCTTAGATGCTAtagttccttccttttttttctgaggTACTAGTCAAGGGTAGGTAGGCATTTTTAACCTCTTCTTTCCTGGTAATTCAGGAAACCTTGTCTATCAACTTTAGAATatcatctccctcctttccctttcctcaaaTATCTTATTCCCAAAGGCCCAGGTTATATATGAAAGGAAGATAGAATCTTCTAGAAGAGTTCCCCTCCAGtgcccctctttccttctcccattccaCTGCTAGgggctttcctttgcaattgcCTCGCATTTATAActtatttatcctgtacatagttACATGACATACATAGTTcttggcatgttgtctcccccattgtaACATGACGTCATGGATGGACCATGTTTctactttcctttatatttttagaacctggcacataataaaaacttttttgtaaaacccttactttccgtcttggtaacaactctaagacagaagggcaagggctaggcaaacggGGTTGTGACtttcccgggggggggggggcacataggtaggaagtatctgaggccatatataaaaaataaaggtttgATTGGCAGAATTTTAGAGTAGAAAGGAACTTTTCATGCCATCTAATCTGAGAATATTAGGTCATCCAGcgcaatctcctcattttacaggtagaaAAGCTAAAGGCAGGGAAGATGattgtcttgcccaaggtcacagaactagtagaACCATTGTACCAGGTAGACCCAGAATCAGGAGCTGCCAGAATCTCTGGGGAGAAAACCTGCTCTGATGTCATGGCTTTCCACATGACTTGC encodes:
- the LOC100015806 gene encoding ras-related and estrogen-regulated growth inhibitor-like protein, which gives rise to MVLRFPLRRSASFTLECRTLFETPDPSILTMEANVLVMGAENVGKSALTVRFLTRRFIGEYGDLESIYSRSLDVEGRKILFHIWDFPSSHGQDDQHSTEEKRIQWADGFILVYSICDRASFHILPTKVQFIKVAKEGQSPEKVPIVIVGNKRDLGHHRAVSIEEGRLLALNLNCDFYEVSVAEASHGALMVFQGLAQHFWQARLPPRRGIGIRGIVKSMSAVFARKRTDSF